The genomic DNA CCGTGCCCGGAGCGGAGCCGCCGCGGGGCCGCGTCGACACGTCGGGGCTGCTGGAGTGCCGCCGCTGCCGCTACCTGCGCACGGGCCggggtgagcggggccggggggaggCGGGGACGTCTCCTTCTGTCCCAGTGCGGCGGGCGGCCCAACCCGGCCCTGCCTCTGTGCCGGCGCATGGCGGCAGCAGCCCGGCACGCCTCTCCTTgcagcctgctgccagctggtGGGAGCGCTGCTCGCCGCGCTGATCCTCGTCTGCAGCTCCGTATCCTACGGCTCGGTGGGCGGCTACACGGGCGTCCCCGGCCAGGGCGGCATCTACTACTACATGTACGGCGGGGCGTACAGCGGCTTCAGCGGAGCAGACGGGGAGAAAGCCCAGGAGCTGGACCGGCGTTTCACCCAGCTCAAGATGCCAATAGCCAGGGCGGCGATGTCCGTGGGAGGAGCCCTCCTGGTCTTCTCTTCCGCGCTGATTTTGGTTGGCGTTGTACGGCTACCGTGGCGTTTTCCTGCATGGCTCCTACTGGAAGGCGTCCTGGACACAGTGGTTGCAGGGGGTTTGCTGTTTGCTCTGTACTGTTTCTTCCATCATCTGCTGGGGGTTTATGATTCATCAGTGTGCAAAGACAGAGCACACCTTTACCAAAGCAAAGGCTATCATGGCTTTAGCTGCAGCATGCATGGGGCAGAGATTGCT from Lagopus muta isolate bLagMut1 chromosome 12, bLagMut1 primary, whole genome shotgun sequence includes the following:
- the MARVELD3 gene encoding LOW QUALITY PROTEIN: MARVEL domain-containing protein 3 (The sequence of the model RefSeq protein was modified relative to this genomic sequence to represent the inferred CDS: inserted 1 base in 1 codon; deleted 1 base in 1 codon), giving the protein MADRSCSRAPRAGGGERPQGDGDGRGWARHGSAGGGREGRRRERRGCAXEIARLPPLPLTPLSAGSAVPGAEPPRGRVDTSGLLECRRCRYLRTGRACCQLVGALLAALILVCSSVSYGSVGGYTGVPGQGGIYYYMYGGAYSGFSGADGEKAQELDRRFTQLKMPIARAAMSVGGALLVFSSALILVGVVRLPWRFPAWLLLEGVLDTVVAGGLLFALYCFFHHLLGVYDSSVCKDRAHLYQSKGYHGFSCSMHGAEIAAGLLGCAAVVTFLLGAGLAVRGYRIVHKLKQKPEHMYKE